A portion of the Streptomyces sp. NBC_00376 genome contains these proteins:
- a CDS encoding peptide MFS transporter yields MSHTATDTEPSQPPPEDDHAFFGQPRGLMTLSGLEVWERFSFLGMQAILVLYFADTVAHGGMGMEPGTAASVSAAYGTLVYLVSVAGGWLADRILGSYRAVLYGGILIACGHYAMAVPTDTMTWVGLGLISAGTGLLKPNVATMVGKLYRTDDERRDAGFALYYMGINIGAFLGPLVTGWLGDHASWHWGFSAAAFGMTLGLIQYVLGRRHLAGRKHSAEFALAPAPMRRAIRLIAAGAVVVAAVATALALAGWLTMDRFVDLLTLISVIAPVVYFAVMFRSPQVTSQERGRLRPYVVLFLASVVFNFILFQAYSTMMLLASTNARTEIFGFHFPASWYASALGAFEVALAPVVAAVWARMGPRQPHASNKIAIGVILGGLSFLLMVLPTSGHSGDTYKMAAWWIVGSYLLLGLGDILLETSGMSATTKLAPKAFASQTMALWFLSLALANGIQAQVVKLYGEVSNPAYFGVNGAIAVVAGVAVIAAAPWLKRTMHPVH; encoded by the coding sequence TTGTCCCACACGGCCACCGACACCGAACCGAGTCAGCCGCCGCCCGAAGACGACCATGCGTTTTTCGGCCAGCCGCGGGGGCTGATGACCCTGTCCGGCCTGGAGGTCTGGGAACGGTTCTCGTTCCTCGGCATGCAGGCGATCCTGGTCCTCTACTTCGCCGACACCGTCGCCCACGGCGGCATGGGCATGGAGCCCGGCACCGCGGCCTCCGTCTCTGCCGCCTACGGCACCCTGGTCTACCTGGTCTCCGTCGCGGGAGGCTGGCTGGCCGACCGGATCCTCGGCTCCTACCGCGCCGTCCTGTACGGCGGAATCCTCATCGCCTGCGGGCATTACGCCATGGCGGTGCCCACCGACACCATGACGTGGGTCGGCCTCGGGCTGATCAGCGCCGGAACCGGTCTGCTCAAGCCCAATGTGGCGACCATGGTCGGCAAGCTCTACCGCACCGACGACGAGCGCCGCGACGCCGGCTTCGCCCTCTACTACATGGGCATCAACATCGGTGCGTTCCTCGGCCCGCTGGTCACCGGCTGGCTCGGGGACCACGCGAGCTGGCACTGGGGCTTCTCGGCCGCCGCCTTCGGCATGACGCTCGGGCTGATCCAGTACGTACTGGGCCGGCGTCACCTGGCCGGGCGAAAGCACAGCGCCGAATTCGCCCTCGCACCAGCACCCATGCGCCGCGCCATTCGGCTGATCGCGGCCGGCGCCGTCGTGGTCGCCGCCGTCGCCACCGCGCTCGCCCTGGCGGGCTGGCTGACCATGGACCGCTTCGTCGACCTGCTCACCCTGATCTCGGTGATCGCACCGGTCGTCTACTTCGCGGTGATGTTCCGCAGCCCGCAGGTCACCTCTCAGGAGCGCGGCAGGCTGCGCCCGTACGTGGTGCTGTTCCTGGCCTCCGTCGTCTTCAACTTCATCCTCTTCCAGGCGTACTCGACGATGATGCTGCTCGCGTCGACCAACGCCCGTACCGAGATCTTCGGCTTCCACTTCCCGGCGAGCTGGTACGCCTCCGCGCTCGGCGCCTTCGAGGTCGCGCTCGCCCCGGTGGTCGCCGCCGTCTGGGCCCGGATGGGCCCGCGTCAGCCGCACGCCTCCAACAAGATCGCGATCGGGGTGATCCTCGGCGGCCTGTCCTTCCTGCTGATGGTGCTGCCGACCTCCGGGCACTCCGGCGACACCTACAAGATGGCCGCCTGGTGGATCGTCGGCTCGTACCTGCTGCTGGGGCTCGGCGACATCCTGCTGGAGACCTCCGGCATGTCCGCGACCACCAAGCTCGCCCCCAAGGCGTTCGCCAGCCAGACGATGGCGCTCTGGTTCCTCTCGCTGGCCCTCGCCAACGGCATCCAGGCACAGGTCGTGAAGCTGTACGGCGAGGTCTCCAACCCCGCCTACTTCGGTGTCAATGGCGCGATCGCGGTGGTGGCCGGTGTGGCCGTCATCGCCGCCGCACCCTGGCTCAAGCGCACCATGCACCCCGTCCACTGA
- a CDS encoding CocE/NonD family hydrolase — protein MHIRTTFPYDTTHEDVRIPLPDGTRLYARIWRPVTDEPVPALLEYLPYRLSDWTAPRDWQRHPWYAGHGYASVRVDVRGHGNSEGLPGDEYDATELADGVAVIHWLARQPWCSGRVGMFGISWGGFNSLQIAALAPEPLKAIVTVCSTDDRYDNDVHYMGGSVLGVDMHAWAATMLAFVSRPPDPAQVGDGWKDMWLKRLETVDPFIHTWLAHQTRDDYWKHGSVCEDYSAIRASVLAVGGWHDPYRDTVLRLVERLDPGRVRGLIGPWSHQYPDRGLPPGPSIGFLQETLRWWDQHLKDKDTGVMAEPLLRAWISESHRPATVYETLPGRWVGEDSWPSPNVAPVVYALGGGPQTVDSPQQTGLDAGRFFPFGNDADLPPDQRDEDAKSVCFEFPVQDAPIEILGRPRVKLRIRMDAPRGQAIARLCDVAPDGSSTLVTRGALNLSARHGRDRAEDWPVGATEDVTFELNGIGHTFPPGHRIRLAVSSSYWPWIWPQAGSVGFVLDADGSLVELPVRRSVEDPAIRFEEPEQSEPLGVVYPVTLDEQRPERLVVRDVAKGEWRLEVDPRYGGTRVYPDGLEFTEDALETYTIQENDPLSARTRSDWAIRLHRPEMAWDVRIETRSEIGADDTDFITSDEVVCKEGGEVVFHRTWEKRIPRTAG, from the coding sequence ATGCACATCCGCACCACGTTCCCGTACGACACCACCCATGAGGACGTCCGCATCCCGCTGCCGGACGGCACCCGGCTGTACGCCCGGATCTGGCGGCCCGTCACCGACGAGCCGGTGCCCGCGCTCCTGGAGTACCTGCCCTACCGGCTGAGCGACTGGACGGCGCCGCGGGACTGGCAGCGCCACCCCTGGTACGCGGGCCACGGCTACGCCTCCGTCCGGGTGGACGTGCGGGGACACGGCAACAGCGAGGGGCTGCCGGGCGACGAGTACGACGCGACGGAGCTGGCCGACGGCGTCGCCGTCATCCACTGGCTGGCCCGGCAGCCGTGGTGCTCCGGCCGGGTCGGCATGTTCGGCATCTCGTGGGGCGGCTTCAACTCGCTCCAGATCGCCGCGCTGGCCCCCGAGCCGCTGAAGGCGATCGTCACCGTCTGCTCGACCGACGACCGCTACGACAACGACGTCCACTACATGGGCGGCTCGGTGCTCGGCGTCGACATGCACGCCTGGGCGGCCACCATGCTCGCCTTCGTCTCCCGGCCGCCGGACCCGGCGCAGGTCGGCGACGGCTGGAAGGACATGTGGCTGAAGCGGCTGGAGACCGTGGACCCGTTCATCCACACCTGGCTGGCCCACCAGACCCGCGACGACTACTGGAAGCACGGCAGCGTCTGCGAGGACTACTCCGCGATCCGGGCGAGCGTCCTCGCGGTGGGCGGCTGGCACGACCCGTACCGCGACACCGTGCTGCGGCTCGTCGAGCGCCTGGACCCCGGCCGGGTCCGCGGGCTGATCGGGCCCTGGTCGCACCAGTACCCGGACCGCGGGCTGCCGCCGGGGCCGTCGATCGGCTTCCTCCAGGAGACGCTGCGCTGGTGGGACCAGCACCTGAAGGACAAGGACACCGGCGTCATGGCCGAGCCGCTGCTGCGGGCCTGGATCAGCGAGTCGCACCGTCCCGCCACGGTGTACGAGACGCTGCCGGGCCGCTGGGTCGGTGAGGACAGCTGGCCGTCCCCGAACGTCGCGCCGGTCGTGTACGCGCTCGGGGGCGGGCCGCAGACCGTCGACTCGCCGCAGCAGACCGGGCTGGACGCCGGACGCTTCTTCCCGTTCGGCAACGACGCCGACCTGCCGCCCGACCAGCGCGACGAGGACGCCAAGTCGGTCTGCTTCGAGTTCCCGGTCCAGGACGCGCCGATCGAGATCCTCGGCCGCCCCCGGGTGAAGCTGCGGATCCGGATGGACGCGCCGCGCGGCCAGGCGATCGCCCGGCTCTGCGACGTCGCGCCGGACGGCTCCTCCACGCTGGTCACCCGGGGCGCGCTCAACCTGTCCGCCCGCCATGGCCGCGACCGCGCGGAGGACTGGCCGGTGGGCGCCACCGAGGACGTGACCTTCGAGCTGAACGGCATCGGGCACACCTTCCCGCCCGGCCACCGGATCAGGCTCGCGGTCTCCTCCTCGTACTGGCCGTGGATCTGGCCGCAGGCCGGGTCGGTGGGCTTCGTCCTGGACGCCGACGGCAGCCTCGTCGAACTGCCGGTGCGTCGCTCCGTGGAGGACCCCGCGATCCGGTTCGAGGAGCCGGAGCAGTCGGAACCGCTCGGTGTCGTGTACCCGGTGACGCTCGACGAACAGCGCCCGGAGCGGCTGGTGGTCCGCGATGTCGCCAAGGGCGAATGGCGGCTGGAGGTCGACCCGCGCTACGGCGGCACCCGCGTCTATCCGGACGGCCTGGAGTTCACCGAGGACGCGCTGGAGACGTACACGATCCAGGAGAACGACCCGCTCTCCGCACGCACCCGCTCCGACTGGGCGATCCGGCTGCACCGGCCGGAGATGGCGTGGGACGTACGGATCGAGACCCGCTCCGAGATCGGTGCGGACGACACCGACTTCATCACCTCCGACGAGGTGGTCTGCAAGGAGGGCGGCGAGGTCGTCTTCCACCGGACCTGGGAGAAGCGGATCCCGCGCACGGCCGGCTGA